Part of the Pedobacter roseus genome is shown below.
TTTGGTTCGGAGTTCCTCAAGTGTGGCTAAAGATTGTTTGATGATATCGTCCATTTTCTGTGTATCCCTACGCAGGTTGTTTTGGGCGATTTCAAAAAGTCCTTTTTCAGCCTGATCCAATAAGTCGAAAATATCTGTGGTATCTTCGTAAGCATTGGTAATAATTTCTGTGGAGATTCTGATCAGTTCGCGCTGGATATATTTTTGAGAAATAATCCTCGCGTGAAATTCAATATTAGCTGCAGAAGCAACACGATTGGTTAAATGCGTAATGTAATAAGCGCCACCCACCATTTCTAAAGATCCCAGGGTACGCAGCTCCGAGGTTACGGTTAAAATATCTACCGGTTTCGATTTCTGGAATAAAATATGGATCGCTTCAAAGATTTTCTGGTGAGCGATATTATAAAAAACTTCAGGCTTCAAAACATCGATAACAGCAGATAGGGCATCTTTTTCGAGCATCAATGCACCTAAAACGGCTTCTTCCAGGTCTAATGCCTGTGGGGGATTTTTCCCTGTGAACTTATGGTATTGCTTAATCTGCTTTTTCTAGCAGTCATACTGTTCTTTCCGCCTTGTTCATTATCGATACTCATTCAACAAAAGTAATCAAATTTTGACGGGGTTGTTTGAATTAGTTACTAGTTGTTTGTTAACAAATTGAAGTATAATCAGATTAAATTTTTGAAGGTTTTATAAAGCTTTGAAAATTTTTAAACAATTAAATGTTAATAAGGAGGATAATAGATTAGGGCTAAAACATTTATTTGAATACTTTTGCCTAACAATTTCAAAACATGGATAATTTTAGAAGACCGCAACGCGCAAAAGAGAATAATGAGTTTGTATTTGGTATAAGGGCCGTAATAGAAGCCATTAAAGCAGGAAGAGATATTGAAACCATTTACCAGCAACGCGGTTTAGGCGGCGAATTATTTTTGGAGTTGAAAGCACTTTTAAAAGATACACTGATCCCCTTAAATTCGGTTCCTGTAGAAAAACTGAACCGGATGTCGCAGAAAAACCATCAGGGTGTAATTGCGGTGATTTCTCCGATAACTTATCAAAACATTGAAGACATTGTTCCGGCGGTTTTCGAAAAAGGAGAGGTGCCCTTAATATTGGTTTTGGATAGTGTAACCGATGTGCGTAATATGGGTGCAATTGCCCGTACAGCTGCATGTGTGGGCGTTCATGCCATTGTGGTGCCCTTAAAAAACGCTGCGCAGATCAATGCTGATGCCATTAAAACTTCGGCAGGAGCATTGTTTAATATTCCTATATGCCGTCATAGCAATCTGCATAAAACCTGTCTGTTTTTACAAGAAAGTGGTTTGCAGATTGTAGCCTGTACTGAAAAAACAAACGATTTTATTTATGCTCCTGATTATACCATGCCAACCGCAATTGTAATGGGATCGGAAGATGAGGGTATTTCAAATGAACTTTTACGTGTGGCAGATCATCTGGCTAAAATACCAATGGCGGGCAAAATTGAATCCCTTAATGTTTCTGTTGCGGCAGGCGTAATTTTATACGAAGCGGTTAGACAGCGTGGGATGTAAAATGGAAGATGGGAAATTGATGTAAAAGGGAAAATGTAAGATGGATAATGGCAACGATGCTACATCATCCATCTTACATATCATATCGTCCATCTTTATATAAACTTATTGCCAAAACGTGATTTAACCTCTGCAACAAATTCTTTAACACGTTGTTCTTCGTCTCTGGGGCAGATCATCAGCATATTGTTGTTTTCTACAACAATATAATCGTGCAATCCTTGTAAGATCACCAGTTTATCTTTCGGTACATTTACCATGCAGTTTGACGAATCGAACATAATTACCTGTTCTGAAGGAATAACGGCATTACCTACATAATCTTTTTCGGCCATCTCGTAAATAGAAGCCCAGGTACCTAAATCAGACCACCCAAAATCGGAAGGAAGCACATAAACATTATCCGCCTTTTCCATAATGCCAAAATCGATTGAAATATTGGTGCATTGCAGATAAGCATTATTGATAAATGTTTTTTCGTTCTCAGTATTAAGTTCCGACCGGCCTAAATTGAATATTTCATACATATCAGGCAGGTGTTTCTCAAAAGCACTTAAAATTGTTTTTGCCGACCAGATAAAAATTCCGGCATTCCATAAAAAATCGCCGCTTTGCAAAAATGATTTTGCTAAGTCGAGATTTGGTTTTTCAGTAAAGGTTTTAACTTTATGTAAATCGGTATCGGTATTGAGCACATAATCAGTATGTTGGATGTAGCCGTAACCTGTATCCGGGCGATTTGGTTTAATGCCTAAAGTGATTAAACAGTCGTTTTTAGATGCTGCATCCAACGATTGCTCAATAGATGCTACAAAGCCATCAATATCGGCAATGGTATGATCGGAAGGCGCTACCACAATGGTTGCATTGGGATTTAATTCTGCAATTTTTAAACTGCCGTAAGCAATGCAGGGCGCTGTATTTCTCAGTAGCGGCTCAGCCAGAATTTGATTTGGACTTAATTGTGGCAGCTGCTCTTTTACCAGGTCCGAATAAATTTCATTCGTAACTATAAAAATATTTTCTGGGAGACAAATTTTTAAAAACCTTTCATACGTACTTTGTATTAAAGTTTTACCTACACCGAAAAAATCGATAAATTGTTTTGGATATTCTGTTCTGCTTACCGGCCAAAAGCGACTTCCGACGCCACCGGCCATAATTAATGCATAATAATTTTTATTCATTTTTTATTTTAAAAATTACACAATGCCTTCGTTAAGGAGATCGTGTAAGTGGATGATGCCAAAGTAAGTATTTTGTTCTAGAACTAACAATTGTGTTATATTGTTTTGTTTAATAATGTCTAAGGCATCAACTGCCAAAGCATCAAATTGTATGCTTTTCGGGCTTTTTCCCATAATATCTTCAGCTGTTAAACCAGCTATAGAATTATTGTTTTCCAACATTCTTCTGATATCGCCATCGGTAATAATACCCAATACGTGGTTAGCTGAGTCAATAACAGCAACAGCACCCAAACGGTTTTTACTAATTTCAATCAGTACATCTTTTACTGAGGCAGTAGGGCTTATGGAAGGTTTTTCGTTTGCTAAGGCTAAATCTCTTGCTTTTAAATAAAGCTTTTTACCCAGCGATCCACCTGGATGGTATTTTGCAAAATCTGCTTCGTTAAATTCCCTACATTCGAGCAGACAGATAGCCAATGCATCGCCCAATGCCAATTGCGCAGTGGTACTGGTGGTAGGAGCTAAGTTATGCGGACAAGCTTCTTTTTCGAATGATGTATTTAAAATCAGATCAGCCTGCTCAGCCAAAAATGAATTCAACTCGCCAACCATCCCAATTAAAAGATTGTTAGCAGTTTTTAGCAATGGAACCAAAACTTTAATTTCTGGGGTATTTCCGCTCTTTGATAAACAAATCACAATATCATCCACCTGGATCATACCCAAATCGCCGTGGATGGCATCAGCAGCATGCATAAAAATAGCAGGGGTACCCGTCGAATTAAAAGTAGCCACAATTTTTTGTGCAATGATAGCACTTTTCCCGATACCTGTTACAATTACCCGTCCTTTACCCTGTAAAATACTCGATACGACTTTTTCAAAATCGTCATTGATATTCCTGGCAACATTTAATATTGCTGCTGCTTCTAGCTCTAATGTGCTTACAGCCGATTGAATTATTGATTTTTTACTTTTCAAAGAGAAAATAATTGTCTGTTAATACTTGAAATTCTTGTAAAATTATGTTATTTTGGATACAAAAATAGCATCGCATATTTTATTACACAAAATGGACGTGAAAAAGTCGTTATTTGATAACCTACAAAATTTCTTCGGGTTTGACAATTTCAAGGGTGATCAGGAGTCGATCATAACAAATATTTTAGAAGGCAATAACACTTTTGTTATTATGCCAACAGGTGGAGGGAAGTCTATTTGCTATCAGTTACCCGCTTTAATGAGCGAGGGAACAGCAATTGTTATTTCTCCATTAATTGCATTGATGAAAAACCAGGTAGACCAATTAAGGGCTTTTGGTGGAAATGACAGTATTGCACATTTTCTTAATTCATCCCTAAATAAATCTGAAATTACTCAAGTAAAATCTGATCTTTTAAGCGGTCAGACCAAATTATTGTATGTTGCGCCCGAATCCCTGGCGAAACAGGACAATATTGAATTTTTGAATCTGATTAAAATCTCCTTTGTCGCAGTTGACGAGGCGCATTGTATCTCTGAATGGGGGCACGATTTCAGACCAGAATACCGTAAAATCAAGCAGGTTATTGCAGGTTTGGGAGATAATATTCCAATTATAGCATTAACTGCTACTGCTACGCCAAAGGTTCAGCAGGATATTATGAAGAACCTGGGAATGACCGAAGCAACGTTGTTCAAATCGTCGTTTAACAGACCGAACTTGTTTTACGAAATTCGCCCTAAACGTGATATTACTAAAGAGATTATCAAGTATATAAAATCAAATCCAGGCAAATCAGGAATTATTTATTGCCTCAGCCGTAAAAAGGTAGAGGAAGTAGCAGAAGCCCTGAACCTGAATGGAATTAGTGCTTTACCTTACCATGCGGGTTTAGACCCAAAAGTGCGTGCCGAAACGCAGGATAAATTTTTGATGGAAGATGCCGAGGTTATTGTTGCCACCATTGCCTTTGGTATGGGGATCGATAAACCGGATGTACGCTTTGTAATCCACCACGATGTGCCTAAAAGCATGGAAGGCTACTATCAGGAAACGGGTAGGGCTGGTCGCGATGGTGGCGAGGGTGTGTGTATCGCTTTTTACTCTCAAAAAGATGTAGATAAGCTGGCTAAGTTTATGAAAGATAAACCGGTTTCGGAACGAGAAATTGGTACACAGATATTAAAAGAAGTGATCGATTATGCGGAGTCTGGCGTTTGCAGGCGTAAGCAGATTCTTCATTATTTTGGCGAAAACTTTAACGAAACAGGTTGTAACTGCATGTGCGATAATTGCAAAAAACCTAAAAAACAGTTTGATGCCGAAAACCAATTGTCGACCGTATTAAAGTTTATAGAAAAATCGGGAGAAAAATTTGATGATGCTCACTTACTGAACGTTTTTTTAGGTTTAGAAACTGCACAAACCATTGCCTACGAGCACAGTAAAGTACCCGAATTTGGTATTGGCAAGGAAGATGGTGAGTTAATGTGGAAATCAATTATCCGCCAGGCGGTGCTAAATAATTATCTCTATAAGGATATTGACAATTACGGTTTATTAAAATTAACCAAACAGGGAAGAGACTTTATCGTAAATCCTTACAGCCTTAAATTTATATTAAACGAGCCGATTGAAAGTGGTGCCGACGATGACGATGATGATGTAAAACAGGGCACTGGTGCTTTAGATACCCACCTTTTATCATTGCTTAAAGATTTACGCAAGAAAATTGCGAAGCAGAAAAGCGTTCCGCCATTTGTTGTTTTCCAGGATCCATCTTTAGAAGAAATGTGCACGCATTATCCGATTACAATGGAAGAACTTCGCCAGATTTCGGGTGTAGGTTCTGGTAAAGCCATGAAATTCGGAAGCCCTTTTATCGAATTGATTAAAAAATACGTGGAGGATAACGATATCGAGCGTCCGATTGACCTGATTATTAAGACCCAGGCCAATAAATCGCAGATGAAGGTTTCTATTATCCAAAATATCGACAGACAGATTGGTTTAGAGGATATTGCGGATTCAAAAGGCATTACTTATGAAGAAATCCTTAAAGAAGTAGAATCAATTGTAAACTCTGGTACTAAACTTAACCTGAATTATTTCATTGATGAAGTAATTGATGATGATCGCCAGGATGAAGTTTTCGATTATTTCAGGGCGGCAGAAAGCGATTCTATAGACGAAGCACTAAACGAATTAGGCGAAACCGATTACACCCGCGAAGAAATTCAACTGATGCGGATTAAATTCATGTCAGAACTAGGAAATTAAAAATTAGACGTGAGATATGAGAAGTTAGATTTGAGATAAACTCACATCTCATGTCTCACATCTCATGTCCCACATCTCAACTATGCTAAACTATTTAGATAAATTAAAAAATACAGATTCAGGAAATTTCTTTTTAATGGCTGGTCCATGCGCTATTGAGGGCGAGGATATTGCCATGAGGATCGCTGATAAGATTATAACTATTACCGATAAACTACAGATCCCCTATATTTTTAAAGGTTCGTACCGGAAAGCAAACAGAAGTAAAGGAAGTTCTTTTACAGGAATTGGCGATGAGAAAGCCTTGCGGATTTTAGAAAGAATCGGCAGAGAATTTGGTGTACCAACCGTTACCGATATTCACGAAAGTGGCGAAGCGGCAATGGCGGCAGCTTATGTTGATGTATTGCAGATACCTGCGTTTTTGTGTCGCCAAACTGATTTATTGATTGCTGCTGCCGAAACCGGAAAAGTGGTGAATGTCAAAAAAGGTCAGTTTCTTTCTGCAGGTTCAATGAAATTCGCCGTTGAGAAAGTAAAAGAAGCAGGCAACAACAAGGTAATTTTAACGGATAGAGGTAATACCTTTGGTTACCAGGATTTAATAGTTGATTACCGTGGTTTACCTGAAATGCAAAGTTTTGGTGTTCCTGTGGTGATGGATTGTACGCATTCATTACAACAGCCTAATCAAAGCAGTGGCGTTACCGGTGGTAAACCCGAATTGATTTCTACCATTGCCAAAGCTGCGATTGCTGTGGGCGCTGATGGTTTATTTATCGAAACTCACCCTGATCCTGCAAATGCGAAGTCAGATGGAGCAAATATGTTACACTTAGATCTGTTGGAAGAAACTTTAACCAAACTGATCCGAATCAGACAAGCCATACTATAATTTTGAACAATCCGAAAGTATTTCTCACTGCCGAATGGCGAAAACTTGCTTTAGCACAATATGCTGTAGACAAAGAAATACTTTCGAAATATTTACCTCCAAATACCGAACTGGAGGACTGGCAAGGCAAATATTATGTGAGTTTAGTTGGTTTTATGTTTCTTGATGTAAAACTTCTTGGATTTAACATCCCCTTTCATACCAATTTTGAAGAGGTTAATTTAAGGTTTTACGTCAAATTTAAAGATGGCGAAACGTGGAAACGGGGAGTGGTGTTTATTAAAGAATTTGTGCCCAGCCATTACCTTTGTAGCCAATACCATTTATAAAGAGAATTACCAGACTTTTCAAATGAAACACGTTTGGACTGAAGAAGAAAATCAGCTCGAAGTAGATTATTCGTGGAAAAATAAAAACTGGCATAACTTTTCTGTAACCGCTGGCTCGAAAGCTGAAGAAATTTTAATTGGCAGCGAAGAAGAATTTATTACCGAACATTATTGGGGTTATACTAAAATTGGTGCTAACAGGACTTCCGAATATGGTGTTGAACACCCGCGCTGGCAGGCTTATCCAGTAAAAAATTATAAAATCAATGTTGATTTTGGAATTAATTATGGAAGCGATTTTGCTTTCCTAAATCAAGCCAAACCAGATTCTGTAATACTTGCAGAGGGATCAGCAATCAGAGTATTAAAAGGGAAGAAATTTTAGTTTTTCCAAGCATTGTTGTCATTCTGAATACAATGAAGAATCTTTATTAAACGGTTTTGCAGTCTCTGTTTTATTGGTAAGGGATTCTTCCCTACGTTCAGAATGACAGTAATTAGAAAAGCTAAATCTTAGTAATCACAAATGATGTCCTTCTATTGTTTTTTCTGCCCAATTCTGTTTTATTATCAGCAATGGGTTTACTTGCTCCAAAACCTTTGAATGTAAGTCTTTTAGCGTCAATACTGTGTTTGATCAGATATTCATAAACGGCATTTGCACGGTTAAATGAGAGTTTTTCATTCAACTTATCATCTCCAACATTGTCGGTATGGCCCTGAATTTCGATCTGAACAGTTTCATTTTGATTCAGGAAATCAATTAATAGGTCAAGTTCCCGGACAGAAGCGGGCAAAAGGTTAAATTTATTGGTGTCGAAAAATATATTTCTCAACGTAACATTGCCGCCCTGCTTTATTTTTTCGATGTATACTTCAATCTGATAAGGTTTATTGATATCTCCGGTTCTAAGCTCGAAGTTTTCGGAGTAAAACATATAACCTTCCGCATTTACATTGAACAGATAATCGCTACCCACTGGCATTACAGCTAAAAACTGACCGGTTTCAGGATCGGTGTAGTCATCAAAAACCGTTTTATTGCTTTTTAAATCCACTACCTGTACGTTACTTTCAATGGTTTTTTTGGTATCCTTATCCCTTACAATTCCTTTTACATAAGAAACTTTTAATGGCTTGGCTGTCTCTGGTATACCAAAACTATAGATATCCTGCAAGCCAAAACCACCTTTTAAATTTGAAGAGAACAATCCAAAATTTCCATCGGCACTGACTACCAAACCACTTTCATCTTCGAAGGAATTGATCGGATAGCCCATATTAACAGGTTTTTGCCATTTACCGTCGTTATCCATCCGGCTGTAAAAAATGTCCTTATTCCCAAATCCAGGCCATCCATCTGAAGAGAAATATAAGGTTCGCCCATCAGCATGAAGGAAAGGGGTATTCTCATCGTATATCGTATTGATATCAGGGCCAAGGTTTATCGCTTGTCCCCATTTGGCATCATCCGTGATGGTGCTTTTCCAAATATCGTATCCTCCTGATCCGCCAGGCCGGTTACTGATAAAATACAGTGTTCTGCCATCCGGACTGATTGCAGGTTGCGATTCCCAATATTCCGAATTAACAGGCTTCCCGATGTTATAAGGTTCACCCCAATCTTTTCCCTCACGATGCGAAACGTAAATATCGCACCGGCCTAAACCATCCGGACGGTTACAACCAGTAAAAAATAAATATTTACCGTCCGGAGAGATCGTTTGTGCGCCCTCATTGAACCGGGTAGTGTTTATTTTGCTGGATAAAGGAGTTGCGGCATCCCATTTATTGTTTTTAAGCTGCGATGTCCAGAAATCTTCATTTCCATTCATTTGGCGGGTAAAAACCAATGTTTCACCATCGGCGGTTAAAGCAGGGAAATACTCTGCATCTGTGGTATTTACACCTTCGCCCAAATTTGTTGGCGTATATTTTACAGTTTTTTTTATCGCTGTAGAGGCAAAATCACAATCTAAAAGATATTTTTTTGCTTTTTTAGCGCGATCGGAGGTAGCATCTTGAGCTAAAAATTCTTCGAAATGCTGTTTTGCCTTTACATAATCCTGTGTAGCAAATTCGGTTTCGGCCAGACCATAAATTACAGCAGGAGCTATAGTTTTATTAATGAGTATGGCCTTTTCGTAGGCTGTTTTAGCTTCCGTATATTTTTTTTGTGCTTTATAAACGCCAGCGAGCACAATATAAGCATTCTGAAATAACGGATCAGCTTCAACCGCACTTTTTAGTACTTGCTCGGCAGCAACATAATCCAGCTTATCAATCAATGGACCTGCTTTTTCAAAAGAAACCTGAGCTTTTTTATTCGGGGAGCTTTGCCCAAAACAATAGTTGCTCAATATGCTAAAGAAAAGGACTAAGAGAAATTTCATTACATTAACATTTGGTTATAAAGCTAATGTATTGTTTTTAAGGAATATTTAAAAATTTGTGCGTTTGCAAAGAAATTTCCCATTTCGGGTTAGCCATTACATAATCAATAATTAATGGTGTAATTTCTTTTGATTTAGACCACTCTGGCTGAAGATAAAGTTTACAGGTTGGCGATACCATCGCTGCATATTCTTCTGCCCATTTAAAATCGCTTTTATTAAACACGATCACCTTTAATTCGTGTGCATAAGGTGTAATATCTGGCCTTGGTGCTTTAAATTTCTTTGGTGATAAACAGATCCAGTCCCAATTGCCCGAAAGAGGGTAGGCTCCAGAGGTTTCTATAAAAGTTAAAATACCGCGCTCTTTTAATTTATTGGTCAGGTAATCCAGGTTGTAAATCAAAGGCTCACCACCGGTAATTACAACCGCTTTACCAGGAAACTGATCGGCATTTTCTACAATCACATCAGCTGGCGTAAGTGGGTGCATTTCGGCATCCCAGCTTTCTTTTACGTCGCACCAGTGGCAACCTACATCACAACCACCCAAGCGGATAAAATATGCCGCTTTTCCAGTGTTAAATCCTTCGCCCTGTATGGTGTAAAATTCTTCCATTAAAGGAAGTAATGTGCCGTCTTCTGGTATGTCTTGTTTCATTTTTGAGGATGCAAATATCTTAAAAAAATATGGTGATGTGGTTCCTCTTTCGAAATTTAATGGAAAGATGAAATAAGACTGATATTTATTTGCCGTATTTTAGCTTTATGAAGTGGTTTAAAGCATTAAATAATAATCAGATTCCTGGTCAAAATACCATTAAGACCATGGAGGTTGCCGGAAAACAGATCTGCTTAATCAATAATGATGATAAAATTATTGCAACTCAATCGCATTGTCCTCATGCTGGTGGCCATTTTAGTGGTGGCTGGTGCAAAAATGGGAACCTCGTTTGCCCGATTCACCGGTTCGAGTATAGTTTAACCACCGGGAGAGGAGCAGAAGGACAGGGAGATTATATCAATATCTATCCTACGGAATTACGCGAAGACGGGCTGTACATCGGTTTCGAAGAAAGTTGGTGGAGTAAATTGTGGGGTTGATTAGTATATCGGTTTAACTGGTTAATTGTTTAAATCGGTTAACTGTTTTTTAACGCTCAACAAAAAAAACGTCATCTCGACCGGAGCATCGCGGAGTTGAGGGATCTATTTGTTTATCTTCTATCATCCATTTTATATCATCAAAGATCCTTCACTGCGTTCAGGATGACAGATAGGGCAGTATAAACTTTCTATTTGTGCCTTCGTGCCTTTGTGGTCTAAAACATATGTTATCTAAAACCTATGTTGTCTAAAATAGGCAGGTGGCTTTCAAAACGCTAAACAAAAAAAGCGACCCATAAATGAACCGCTTTTCTACTTTAGTCTTTCAGCTTTACCTTTAGACTTAAGAATATATTTCTTTTCTGGCTGATGCCAATGTATTTTTCAATAAACCCACAATGGTCATCAATCCAACACCACCTGGAACAGGGGTAATGTATAAAGCTTTAGGTGCTACATTTTCGAAATCAACATCGCCATATAATTTGAAACCAGATTTTGTTTCTGTAGAATTTTCGCGGTTAATACCCACGTCGATAATAATCGCTCCTGGCTTAACCATATCAGCAGTAACGAAGTTCTTTTTGCCAATTGCAGCAATCACAATATCCGCCTGAAGAACCTGCTCTTTTAAATCTTTAGTACGCGAGTGGGTAAGCGTTACTGTGCAGTTACCAGGGTTAGCATTACGTGCCATTAAAATACTCATCGGGCTACCCACAATGTTACTACGGCCAACCACTACACAATGCATACCGGTAGTATCGATGCCATATTCTTGCAGCATCAATAAAATACCATAAGGTGTTGCCGGAATAAAGCATGGTAAGTTACGCATCATCCTGCCTAAGTTTACCGGGTGGAAACCATCAACATCTTTACGGTGATCGATTTTTTCGGTTACTTTTTCAGGATCGATATGTTTCGGGAGCGGTAATTGAACAATTAATCCATCTACATCATCATCCTGATTAATTTCTTTAATTTTAGCCAATAATTCTGCTTCGGTTACAGCATTATCGTAGCGATGAAGCGAAGATTTAAAACCAACTTTTTCGCAGTTTTTCATCTTGCTGGCCACATAAGTTTCGCTACCACCATCGTTACCGACTAAAATGGCAACTAAATGTGGTTTGCGGCCTGTTTTATTTAAAAATTCAGCAGCTTCTTCTGCAATCTGAACTTTAACTTTTTCTGATACGTATTTACCGTCTAATAGTTTCATTTTTTGAGATGTGAGATACCAGATATTAGATTTGAGATCAGAGAGCTCTAGTCTCACGTCTCAAATCTAACATCTCAAATCTTATTTAATCTAATTTCAAAACCGCCATAAATGCACTTTGTGGAATTTCTACATTTCCAACCTGGCGCATGCGTTTCTTACCTTTTTTCTGTTTTTCCAATAATTTACGTTTACGGGAAATATCACCACCATAACATTTTGCAGTAACATCTTTACGTAAAGCACTCAGTGTTTCGCGGGCAATAACTTTAGCACCGATAGATGCCTGAATCTTAATTTCGAACTGTTGACGTGGGATTAATTCTCTTAATTTCTCACAGATTTTCTTTCCAAAATCATAAGCATTACTGCGGTGAATTAAAGATGATAATGCATCAACGGGCTCGTCATTGATTAACATGTCTAAACGAACCAAATCTGATTTACGATAACCAATCTGATGGTAATCGAAAGAGGCGTAACCTTTAGAAATCGTTTTCAATTTATCATAGAAATCGAATACAATTTCGCCCATTGGCATTTCAAAAACCAACTCAACTCTATCAGATGTTAAGTATGATTGATTTACAATTGTTCCCCTTTTCTGAATACAAAGTGACATTACAGGGCCAACAAAATCAGCTTTGGTAATTATGTTAGCTTTTATAAATGGTTCTTCAACAGAATCTAATTTACTTGGGTCGGGTAAATCAGATGGATTATTTACAAAAATTTCATCGCCTTTGGTTGTATGAGCAATGTAAGATACGTTGGGAACGGTAGTGATTACCGTCATGTCGAATTCACGCTCTAAACGCTCCTGAATAATTTCCATGTGCAACATGCCCAGGAAACCGCAACGGAAACCAAAGCCTAGTGCCGCAGAACTTTCAGGTTCGAAAACAATAGATGCATCATTTAGTTGCAACTTGTGCATTGCTTCGCGTAATTCTTCAAACTCATCAGTATCAACAGGGTAAATACCTGCGAAAACCATTGGTTTTACCTCTTCAAATCCCTGAATTGAATCTAACGATGGTCTTGCAGTAGTCGTAATTGTATCACCAACTTTAACTTCGCGGGCTTCTTTAATACCTGAAATAATGTAACCCACATCCCCGGTTTTAACCACATTACGTGGCGACATATCAAGCTTTAAGATACCTACCTCATCAGCCAGGTATTCTTTTCCGGTATTGATAAATTTTACTTTATCACCTTTTTTAATTTCGCCGTTTACTACTTTATAGTAAGCAATAATCCCTCTGAACGAATTAAAAACAGAGTCGAAAATCAACGCTTGCAGTGGTGCTTCCGGATCGCCAACCGGGGCAGGAACACGGTCTACAATCGCCTGGATAATATCAGGGATTCCCATTCCGGTTTTACCCGAAGCCGGGATAATATCTTCACGCTTGCAGCCAATTAAATCAATAATCTGGTCTTTTACCTCCTCAGGCATTGCCCCAGGTAAGTCCATCTTATTTAAAATCGGGATAATTTCA
Proteins encoded:
- a CDS encoding bifunctional 5,10-methylenetetrahydrofolate dehydrogenase/5,10-methenyltetrahydrofolate cyclohydrolase — protein: MKLLDGKYVSEKVKVQIAEEAAEFLNKTGRKPHLVAILVGNDGGSETYVASKMKNCEKVGFKSSLHRYDNAVTEAELLAKIKEINQDDDVDGLIVQLPLPKHIDPEKVTEKIDHRKDVDGFHPVNLGRMMRNLPCFIPATPYGILLMLQEYGIDTTGMHCVVVGRSNIVGSPMSILMARNANPGNCTVTLTHSRTKDLKEQVLQADIVIAAIGKKNFVTADMVKPGAIIIDVGINRENSTETKSGFKLYGDVDFENVAPKALYITPVPGGVGLMTIVGLLKNTLASARKEIYS
- a CDS encoding Rieske (2Fe-2S) protein, with translation MKWFKALNNNQIPGQNTIKTMEVAGKQICLINNDDKIIATQSHCPHAGGHFSGGWCKNGNLVCPIHRFEYSLTTGRGAEGQGDYINIYPTELREDGLYIGFEESWWSKLWG
- the lepA gene encoding translation elongation factor 4, which codes for MKHIRNFCIIAHIDHGKSTLADRLLEYTATISQREAQAQLLDNMDLERERGITIKSHAIQMNYKVGDIEYNFNLIDTPGHVDFSYEVSRSIAACEGALLIVDASQGIQAQTISNLYLALEHDLEIIPILNKMDLPGAMPEEVKDQIIDLIGCKREDIIPASGKTGMGIPDIIQAIVDRVPAPVGDPEAPLQALIFDSVFNSFRGIIAYYKVVNGEIKKGDKVKFINTGKEYLADEVGILKLDMSPRNVVKTGDVGYIISGIKEAREVKVGDTITTTARPSLDSIQGFEEVKPMVFAGIYPVDTDEFEELREAMHKLQLNDASIVFEPESSAALGFGFRCGFLGMLHMEIIQERLEREFDMTVITTVPNVSYIAHTTKGDEIFVNNPSDLPDPSKLDSVEEPFIKANIITKADFVGPVMSLCIQKRGTIVNQSYLTSDRVELVFEMPMGEIVFDFYDKLKTISKGYASFDYHQIGYRKSDLVRLDMLINDEPVDALSSLIHRSNAYDFGKKICEKLRELIPRQQFEIKIQASIGAKVIARETLSALRKDVTAKCYGGDISRKRKLLEKQKKGKKRMRQVGNVEIPQSAFMAVLKLD
- a CDS encoding OmpA family protein translates to MKFLLVLFFSILSNYCFGQSSPNKKAQVSFEKAGPLIDKLDYVAAEQVLKSAVEADPLFQNAYIVLAGVYKAQKKYTEAKTAYEKAILINKTIAPAVIYGLAETEFATQDYVKAKQHFEEFLAQDATSDRAKKAKKYLLDCDFASTAIKKTVKYTPTNLGEGVNTTDAEYFPALTADGETLVFTRQMNGNEDFWTSQLKNNKWDAATPLSSKINTTRFNEGAQTISPDGKYLFFTGCNRPDGLGRCDIYVSHREGKDWGEPYNIGKPVNSEYWESQPAISPDGRTLYFISNRPGGSGGYDIWKSTITDDAKWGQAINLGPDINTIYDENTPFLHADGRTLYFSSDGWPGFGNKDIFYSRMDNDGKWQKPVNMGYPINSFEDESGLVVSADGNFGLFSSNLKGGFGLQDIYSFGIPETAKPLKVSYVKGIVRDKDTKKTIESNVQVVDLKSNKTVFDDYTDPETGQFLAVMPVGSDYLFNVNAEGYMFYSENFELRTGDINKPYQIEVYIEKIKQGGNVTLRNIFFDTNKFNLLPASVRELDLLIDFLNQNETVQIEIQGHTDNVGDDKLNEKLSFNRANAVYEYLIKHSIDAKRLTFKGFGASKPIADNKTELGRKNNRRTSFVITKI
- a CDS encoding 7-carboxy-7-deazaguanine synthase QueE, which translates into the protein MKQDIPEDGTLLPLMEEFYTIQGEGFNTGKAAYFIRLGGCDVGCHWCDVKESWDAEMHPLTPADVIVENADQFPGKAVVITGGEPLIYNLDYLTNKLKERGILTFIETSGAYPLSGNWDWICLSPKKFKAPRPDITPYAHELKVIVFNKSDFKWAEEYAAMVSPTCKLYLQPEWSKSKEITPLIIDYVMANPKWEISLQTHKFLNIP